AGGCAGTAAATGTTATCAGGTCAGCAGAAATGAAACAGGACTCCTCCAGCTTATTCAATACAAATTCAGTTCAAACCAGAGATTCACCTCACACTGAAGAATAGTAACTTTTCAAGCTGGATGTAGTCCAAGTCTGAATGATACAACAACTTATTGagcaagtatttttaaaattattgcacATTTATATGCTCCCAAATGTCTTAGCTTTGAGGCAGAATGGTAAAATTAGGAATGCATTTTAAGAAATTTAAGTAACAATTGATTTTACAAAATTACTTATCTCCCACAGTTTCGCTGATGTGAAGACATTTTTATGCAATAAATCaggacaaactttttttttaaaaatggcagctCATTTTTCTTTCTTGCCACCATTTATAAATGGTTTTGTCATTTTTGGCTTATTACTGCTCTTTACAAACTATTTAATAGAAAGATAGTCAGCATACTGTAAACAGAAGCTCTTGAAGGATTTAACTAATCTCTGGACACTTTGACCATTGAATTGCTATTGGTCCAAAGTTTAATAAAGAACAACAGTTAGCAGACACTTCTAGTGGATATGAAAAGCACATCTGTCTCTTTCTCATATCTACAGGCTATAAGCAAGGTAATATTAGCAATTGTTTATACAACAAAATTATTTTGCCTTCGGTGCACAAATGAACTCAACATATGTATGCCAATCAGCATGTGGAGTGAAAGGCGATACCTTGCAGGTTGCACAGCTTGTTTCCTTGAAGACTTAGAATcccctgcagtgtgggagcaggccatttagcccatccatGACCCCCCGAAGAGCATTCTACCTAGACTAATCTTCCACCTGTTCCCTCTAagcctgcgtttcccatggctactccacctagcctgcacatccctggattctaaggacaatttagcatggcaatccacctaacctgcacatctttggactgtggtaagaAATTCACgtagacacaggggagaatgtgcaaactccccaaaagctgaggctggaatcaagcctgcATCCctggtgcagtgctaaccactgagccaccatgccattctTTATAAAAACACTTAGCATGAGAAAAGTGGAATCTTGCTAATTATGAGAGCAAGTATAAATGGTTTTATATGCTCCAATCAAAATGATTCAGATCCAActtaaatgttttctttcaacGGAGCTAGCCTCTTTGGATGAGAGATTTCCTGGTTTGCTCCACACATTGAATGTCCAATTTGAGCCAGAACAGATTGGAACATCACACAATGAAAATCAAGCATTCCTCAGTTGTCCCAAGCCACTTTTGCAAACCCATGACGTACTGACACAAACAGTAGAGCTGGGGATTGGTACGTAGTGGTTGTATCACTGGTCCAGCAAAGACTTGGACTACTGATCCAGAAACAGAGCTCAAACTCCAAGTTCTCATGAAAATTTCTGGAAATGGTTAATAATACTGAAAATGAGGTAAACATATTTATGAAAACAAACAGTTTCAGTGAAAGGGAACCTGCTGTTCTTACCCCAGATTGATTctaaacccacaatgccattaattCTTAACTACCACAGGTTCAAAATGGCAGCTAGTGCTCACTACTTTCttagggcaactagggatgggcaagtaAAAATAACTCACCTCCCAGTCAGGCCCGCATGGCAGTAAGTAAagatttttctgttttaaaaaaaaaggcctcaGGGTTTGTTACCCATGCTTCTGTTGACCAGGAATGGTACAAGGGGGTGAATAGCATAGTCCTGCTTCTAAATTGTACAAGGTATTGAATGCAAAAAAACAGTAGGCATTCAGTTTCCTTTTTTAATCCTTTGTACCATGATAATGGCAGCTGCTTTTTAAGAGAGAAGCTCAAGTGTGGAAATCCGAGTTAATGTATTTAGTGACATTGTATTCAACAGATCCTGGCAAGTCTTTCAGTCTGAAGATAATGTGGAACTACAGACACCTGCCCACAACTCAATGACTTTCACTGATTTCATTATTTCTGATCTTATCCTAAGTCAACATAAATTAAAATCTAGACATGTAAAATGGATGCCTAAATTGATATTGCAAAATTTATAGTATTTTTCAATCAAAATTGTCCTCAACAAGTCAATGAAAACCTGAGCCATGTTATTTTTGTATAACCACTATACAGAtgtaaaatctctctctctctttagagGCATCTTCATTCTCACTCAAGGCACTGAGCAGCAGAGCAAGCATATTATTCTCGTACTttactttcaaaataaaactggCAAATTCTGTCTCAAACACCACTGAGAAATCACAGTTTGGTGGGCCGTGTTGATTTTCTGGAGGCTTCCCTTATTTTCTTGATTATAAGCTATCAATAGAGAAGAGTTGTGTATAGACAAAATTTTTTAGAACTGAGTCATAAATATGTAAATCCTTGAAGTCTGCAACTCTCAAATCATTCGAGTGACGGTGCTTTCACTCGGCACATGAATTAGCTTTAAAGGAACTCCACAGCAGAGTAAACACTGCGAGCCAGCATTGGTAGTAAAGGAGTCAGGTTGGATGGTGGTTAAACAAAGCACGGTAGTGTTGACATCTCTGAACACAGGAAGCAAACTCCATAATCAGTAATCTCCAGGGTTAATGTCACTAAATAACTAAATAGAATCAGTCAAAAGTGAGACACTGTCATATGAAAGAAAATGTGATTGCTCGCTGACCTGTCATAGTGAATCGTACCCTTCTTTATGCCATTGAAGAGACTGGGCAGAACATTTCCCAGACAGAAGTCAGGATTGGCCAGGTAATCTTGTGAGCACATCTCCTTCTCCTACTAGTCAGCATCAACAAATATTTGATTCAGCATTAAAGCATCATATGTGCTCTGATATGTTCATTAACCTGAAaatttaactgtttctctctccacagatgctgctagacttgctgaatATTTACAGAATTTTCTGTTCTTACTTCCCATTACTGGCATCTGTAGTGCTTTCCTTTTGTacttgtttggggggggggggcactagAAAGAACAACATTTGAATTAAAAGTGAAATAGTCTAACAACTATTCCAAGAACAAAGTCAAAGTCAAAGCCAAAGTAATTCAGTACAAATATCCACCCAAAATCTATgtctgaatgtattcaagaaagagatagataaacTGCCCAGATTTTAAAAGGGAGTATGCAATTGAGATAAAGGCTCAGTCATGGTCCTattgaatgctggaacaggctagaagggccaaatggtctgcttctgcccCTAGTGCGCATTTTCTAATAATGTGTTTCAAAACAGTCACTGACACAGTAGCTGTGTGTGGCAATATATCTATCAGAGTAAACTGAGCAAGAAAACCTAAAATCAAATTGACACTAAAAACTtaatatttttaaactgaaagtgaTATTTACATaagatttcattttaaaattatcacaaagtatttggtatgaaaaatgctGCCTTTTGAGGTCTGTGACAAATGTGTAcaggaatccaagataacaaagtgtgaagctggatgaacacagcaggccaagcagcatctcaggagcacaaaagctgacatttcaggcctagacccttcatcagagaagggggtggggagagggttctggaataaatagggatagagggggaggcagaccgaagatggagagaaaagaagataggtggagataggtcagtccagggaagacagacaggtcaaggaggtgggatgaggttagtaggtaggaaatggaggtgcaggcttgagatgagaggaagggatgggtgagaggaagaacaggttagggagggagagacaggctgggctggttttgggaatgcggtgggggggaggggagattttgaagctggtgaagtccacattgataccattgggctgcagggttcccaagcagaatatgagttgctgttcctgcaaccttcgggtggcatccttgtggcactgcaggaggcccatgatggacatgtcgtctgaggaatgggagggggagttgaaatggtttgcgactgggagatgcagtggtttattgcgaaccgaacgaaggtgttctgcaaagcggtccccaagcctccgcttggtttcctcaatgtagaggtagccacaccgggtacaattgataattcagagatgatgggaactgcagatgctggagaatccgagataacaaagtgtggagctggttcatccagctccacactttgttatcatttgaTAATTCATTTGATTTagggacccgaaacgtcaactttcctgctccactggagctgcctggcctgccgagttccaccagctccacacttatctctgactgtTGTAATAGACTTTTGCTTACCTTCGATAGCTTTTGATCCTCCGACGTTTTAAAGAATATATAAACATCAAAATAAACATCAACGGCACACACAGACAATTGGGAACTTCTGTTCATGACAATACcgtttaaaatgaaaacagattcTGTATtgaacacagaaaataaaataaatctcttAAATAGAATGAATATATcctgtctcttccctcctcccTCAGTTCCAACAGTCTCTACTAGAATAGTTTCTTCTAAATTTTGCACCGAGGCCACCAGAACATCTCTAAATCTGTCAAAGCAAAAAAGGTAGATGTACACTGAATTTGAAAATGCAAATCCTCTTTACCCGCCGGGGGATGCAGTCAGGACTGTAAGAAGAGGTGACGCTGGGGAGCAGACTGTCCTCCCCAGACACACAGGCGAGAGGCGATTTGCTGCGCATTCCTAGCTCTGGCTACTGCTGGTTCACAGTTCGCAACATCTTTTCGCCCACCCCCCTGCAAAGAGGAGTCTGCAAGGACTGAGCAACGCTTCTACGGGCGGAGAAGATTGGAGGAGCCTCCCCCTCTCCGTCAGGGGTCCGCATGCCTAGACGAGCTCGGCTGCTGTGGACTCCCTTGCCCGCTTGCAGCCGTACAGCCACTTGATGACCCGGGCGTTGCGCTCGATGACCGAGAGGCTGGACGCCGGCTTGCGCTCGGCCGGCGCTTCCTCGAGCGGCCGCTGGTCCTCCTGGACGCTGTGGCGGGAGAAATCGCTGTCGGAGTCGGGCGTGCTGACGCTCCGGACACGCACGGTCAGCGCAGTGTCGGACGCCGAGGTGAAGTTCTCGCGGCCCAGGTCGTCGATCACGTCGGGCTCGAGGCCGCAGTACCTGAAGAAGCTGTCGAACTCCGAGAAGGCTCTCGAGTAGCGGGAGCTGATGTCGGACTGAGAGCGGTGTAGACCCCCTTTGCTGACCCGCCGCTGGAGGACGGTGGTAACCGGCCTCGGGGCTGGGGGCGTGACCGAACCCGTTGGTGGCGGCGATGGCGGCGGCTGCTGCTCCTCCTCATCCCCGCAGCCCGTGTCCGCCGGCCCTCTCTCTTTGATGATGACCTTGGGCACCTCGGGTGACGCCGGCAGCTGTTGCTTGTCCCTGACGGAGCCCCCTTGGAAGAGCCGGCGGACTAGGCTCTGGTTGGCGGCCCGGGCCACGCCGCCTGACCCCTTGACGAACTCGCACTTCTGCCGGTAGATGACCAGCGAGTCCGGCCTCATCTGCCGCTTGGAGCGGCGGATGGCGGTGCCGCCGCCGTCCCGCTGTAAGGGAGCGTGCGGGAGTTGGTCACCTCGTGGGGGgtctcccgccggcttctccccTCTTCCCGGGCAGCTGTCCGTGCCGCTGCTCCCACCTCCAGCAccagcagcaccaccacctccacctccacctccaccaccacctctgcctccacctccaccaccacctctgctgctgctgttgctgctgaGGCTGCCCGACGCCGAGCTACCGGAGCGGGCTTCCGCCTGACCGCCTGCCACCAGCTGCGGGCTCTTCACGTACTTGCCCTTGTCGGCCGCCAGCCTCTCCACGGCGCTAAGGGGGCTCCGGCGGTTGCCCTCCATCTGCCTCCGGAGGTAACCGGGCCCCTTGTTGAGGATTCTCAGGGGCAGCGAGGAGCTCAGCCCCGGAGGCTGCGAGATGTCAGTCGGCATTTCACTTaatgctgcagacccagtcctgGAGAGAGGCCGCTACTCAACAAGCGATCGTCACTCACTCAGAAGCAGAAGAAAGTGAAGACTCTGTCCCGCAAAATGTTTAAATCTCTCTGACGCTCATCTATTTCTTGTTGATGGTGATTCCCTTGGAAGGCGCGCAAACGAAGGAAGCCGCTGTGATCATGCACTGACTTCAAGGCAACACTTGTCATCAACACTGACTTCACTTTTACTGAACCTTTCAACTGAATCCACCTTGCTGTTGTGGCCTGCCCATCCCACTCCAAAACACAGCAAATCATGTTTCAACTCATGACATCATGTGGGAGCAGGCTGTGTGTCATGGAACAGGAGGGATAGGTCTACCTATCAACGTTACATAGCCCCGAGCAAGGACAAACACTAATTAATGTTTATTTTAAGCGTGCTAAACCTCCCTCTTCACCCCTTCTTTCATTTCACCCTCCTCTATATGGAATCTTATCAGCAAATCGGTAGACTCAGGAAGAGTTTGAAAACTAGCGGAGAAAATGCACTGTCTTGAAGATAAAAGTATCGTACAACTTAGAAGTTAAGAATGCGAATAGGGTGAGATATTATGACTGAGTTAATGTTTGTACCAAGCCATTTTTCAGGGTGTTAACCCATTAAAAAAATGGCACCTACGTTAGAATAACCAAGCAATTCGTTTGCACGTTCATCGGAGTATCATAGCGCGAATTCAGTACGCGGGGAGAAGTGTGTTTGACAGGGTTTTGACCGAATAATGTGTTCAATCATTAATTCTTAAACGAGAGAGCATTTTGCATATCCGGGGATCAGTTAGTTCTGATCTCTTGGTTTATTTCTGATTTAGTTCTACGGAAATCGATAAATTAGTTAATCAATGGGTCAAACGGTGTGTAGGAACTTGCGAACGTGAAGTAAATGAACCGGAAACTTCTGATTAAATTAAAACCGACCCGTTAAACTCTGAACTCCTTGAGATAACTACCTGATCGTTAACCCGTACTTTTTGTTGGAAAATACTCGTACGCATGTTCATTGCCATTTAGGATTTCTCTTGTTTGTTATTTTTGACGAAAGCAGAAGACAATTCTTAGAACTTGTGTCCAAAGAACTTGTGCTCCCTCAGTAAACATCTTGCCCGTAGTGCTCCCTATGCGTGAATTGTCCGCTCACATTAGTGTTTCGGTGTCGCGCAAATAAAAACAACTGTTCCAAATAAGATCATGTGTGAAAATAAGGGAACTTTTGGCAGTAACCAATGAACTGGGAAGCTGGGTTTCCGCTCAGTGCGTTTTCTGTATGTGAGAATTGGGGGCTGAGCGTGTGCGGGACAAGAGGGAATTTAGAAAACAGCAATGACATTTAAATACTTCCGATTTTATCTGATTTTAATAAAATCATTAATAAATGTTGCTGGTAAATTCGGGTTTTTGTAATTTTATGAATACAATTGTCCGTTATGTTTCCATTTTTTGAAGGCAAAACCATAAGAAATCACAAAATGAAGTAAATATTTAGCCGTgacatagcaggaactgcagatgctggagaatcagtgaAAACCAggcgtagagttggatgaacacagcaggccaagcagcatcagaggagcaggaatgctgatgttttgggcttagaccctcaacgaagaagggtctcggccggaagtgccagctttcctgcccctctgatgctgcttggcctgctgtgttcatccagctctacaccttgttatcctaaatATTTAGCTGCCTCTTTATTGCATGAGCAGAATATGGGCAATGATTCAGTTAAACATTAATACAGTGGGATTTAGCAAAGTCAGACATTAAAAAAGGTTAAAGACCTCTGTGTTGACAGAACTATCAGGAAACATGTTGTTTCGTGAAACTGGAAGTAGACATTTTCCCAACAAAGCTTCTATCTTTAAATTTGTTGATAGTGTGTTATTTCTTCAGTTCATTTAACAATATAAAGATCATTCCTTCCTCTATTGTTGTCGTGTTTGAAATGTGAAGTATTGAGAACATGAGAGAAAAAGGGTATGAAAAGGTATGCTGGAAGGTTGAGATGAAATGGGAGGGCACCTGTATGTAAAAAAGACACCAGACAGCCtagtgagataacatggtgtgaaacaAACAGctacacttcccagtcgcgaaccatttcaattgaCTCCCCTcgcccactcctcggacgacttgtccatcctggaccttttgcattgtcacaatgacgccacccgaaagatgcagaaacagcatctcatatttcgcttgggaactctgcagcccaagggtatcaatgtggacttcacaagcttcaaaatctcccctccccagaccacatgccaaaaccagcccagctagtccccgcctccctaaccattcctcccacctcaagccctacccccaccccctaaCCACTATCCTCATCCCGTCCCcctgacctgttcgtcctccctggactgacctatccccccctaactccccacctacattcaccttcactgcctCTAACCCTGCCTCTGTGACCTGTCTGTATCCTCCCACagtatcttctcctttatccatcttctatctgcctccctatttatttcagaacccccttcccctccctcatttctgaagaagggtccaaacccaaaacgtcaagctttcctgctccactgatgctgcttggcctgctgtgttcatccagcttcacactgtgttatctcagattctccagcatctgcagttcctgctatctctgtaacagcCTAGTGAGATTAAATGACCTTTTACTGTACCGTATTATTTTAGAAATTAATTGGATTATTCAACATTATTGATACCATCAATTTAATAACATGAAATGGAGAATATTCTCATGGAGGCATAATCTACAACATATCTAAATCAAGTATACCACAGTGTTATTCTACTTTGATTCTAGGTCAGTAAGATTTGTACTGGGATGAGCCAATACTGGGGATGAGCCAATACTGCCAAGGAAAATATGACAACAAATGACTGTTGAAAGGAGGATTGCAAATCCAGTTATCCAATCAAACtaaaaaaaatgtgcaggccaTTAGATAGTATACTTTCCTTGTCATTGATGTAGCAGACAGAGGCCACTGATGTCCATTGTTTGGGAGAAGACTAGTGGAGGCTAACCTGATGGTGGTTGAAGGTCTCTTGGGTGAGCAGAAGGGCTTGGAGCAGTGGCAAGCAGTAAAAACAACACCTCAAGTTGGTTGTACACCTTCTGGACACGTTGGTGCCTTGTGCTGTTTGACAGAATGTGCATAAAACCTACCAATATATGTGCTATTCCTGTAGGAGGAGGGTAGCACCCAGGGAATTAGAGGCATAATAGAAGGACCAGACCAAGAGCGATTTGTTTAAAATAGTGGTGTTAATGTGCTAAAATGTTCCATGGCATCTCAGCAGtactatcaaacaaaatttgagtcaTGCACAGAGTAAATAAGTAATGAATGATAAGCTTGGTTAAAAGTTTTATGTTTTTAAGAGCCGTTTAAACAAGAAGAGAAAGATATAGATGTGGAGAGACTTcggaaaggaattccagagcttagaatTGTATGTTGGTTAGTCTATCTTAAGAGAGATTACTAGGCTGGTAGGTTCAAACAGTAATTGTTACATATTAAAGAATGCATAATTTAATACATATTATTAGAGAGCAATATACAGCACAAGTACAGTTTGAAGGCATCATCAAATTCCTGTCATGGCTCTCATGTTTATGTGTCCTCTAACATTATCATTGTGGGAGGTGCAATTGACACAGTTCCAGACATTAACCCTATTAGTATTTTGACAACCAAAGCTGTCAGTGCCAATAATGGAATAAATAAAATTGGGAATACATAAGAGACCAAaattggaaaacaaaaacagcataGAGGATTTTACAAGCTATATGCAGGTTAGCACCTCATATTTCCACTTTGGGAACCTATAGCCCAAAAAAAACCCTTCAAAAGAGctcttctgtttctcatcctctgataGAGGATTT
Above is a window of Stegostoma tigrinum isolate sSteTig4 chromosome 4, sSteTig4.hap1, whole genome shotgun sequence DNA encoding:
- the fam110c gene encoding protein FAM110C — translated: MPTDISQPPGLSSSLPLRILNKGPGYLRRQMEGNRRSPLSAVERLAADKGKYVKSPQLVAGGQAEARSGSSASGSLSSNSSSRGGGGGEKPAGDPPRGDQLPHAPLQRDGGGTAIRRSKRQMRPDSLVIYRQKCEFVKGSGGVARAANQSLVRRLFQGGSVRDKQQLPASPEVPKVIIKERGPADTGCGDEEEQQPPPSPPPTGSVTPPAPRPVTTVLQRRVSKGGLHRSQSDISSRYSRAFSEFDSFFRYCGLEPDVIDDLGRENFTSASDTALTVRVRSVSTPDSDSDFSRHSVQEDQRPLEEAPAERKPASSLSVIERNARVIKWLYGCKRARESTAAELV